In the Ranitomeya imitator isolate aRanImi1 chromosome 2, aRanImi1.pri, whole genome shotgun sequence genome, aatatcagagggagaccagctagaagcaggctgcctccttctgaagcgcagtaccagtaaccagaacaccgagggagtaaggatctctatgctttacttcagagactgacaggacagttgattccacgttggctgcccgaccatatacccaggaggcacggaggcaacttgtgggggccggggcgtctctagggtccctataaaaagcctcaggccaccagtcatacgggtttgtcctatccgtcagggggacagagaggaagagatttaACACCTGCAATAGTtctgaggacctcaccgagttgctcaccagggaggaactacaacactcaggcgctagaggaaggctactgatttccacctggataagaggactctggaattgccttcagaccggccggactctgcctaccctgtggtccctaccctggactgtggatgctgaagccttcagtaaaggtaaagagactgcaaccttgtgtcctcgttattcactgcgccttacatcattcaccatctccactctgggaagccctggggacatacttcacctgtgggaaggtataccatctagctgccataacatcaccccagcggacccctaagcagcgtcggtcaccctgaccgaataccacaggtggcgtcacgaacattatccctttaaagacctttccccaatttatcaacggacgtcccttagggccacggaccgggtcagccactgtgacatccctgacgagaaccgaagggcccggatccgagtaacccctagcccttgggggcgatccatagagatgtgtctgctgctagaactgtgtgtggcattgacctggtctctaatgtgagctgctgctaacctgcgatttctgaggctggtgactcggataaacttatcctcagaagcagaggtgactcttggtcttcctttcctggggcggtcctcatgtgagccagtttctttgtagcgcttgatggtttttgccactgcacttggggacactttcaaagttttcccaatttttcagactgactgaccttcatttcttaaagtaatgatggccactcatttttctttacttagctgtttttttcttgccataatacaaattctaacagtctattcagtaggactatcagctgtgtatccaccagacttctgaacaacacaactgatggtcccaaccccatttataaggcaagaaatcccacttattaaacctgacagggcacacctgtgaagtgaaaaccattcccggtggctacctcttgaagctcatcaagagaatgccaagagtgtgcaaagcagtcatcaaagcaaaacgtggctactttgaagaacctagaatataagacatactttcagttgtttcacacttttttgttaagtatataattccacatgtgttaattcatagttttgatgccttcagtgtcaatgtacaattttcatagtcatgaaaatacagaaaaatctttaaataagaaggtgtgtccaaacttttggtctgtactgtatatatatacatcagTTCtcctattgatatatatatattgatttggCTAATTGTATTGTGTACCGAAAAGTGGAACATCTTTGCAGCCCTATGTAAAATCATACATAATGCGACTCATGTGCCAAGTTATaatctcggctctgctacatctgtatataTTGGTATGCTCTCGCCTTCTCAGAATGCCATGCTTGATGATGGAGCTCCCGCTGTCTGTTTCACATTGAAGCAAAATAGATGATTGTCTTTTCCAGGTCACCTATCTGTGCCAGAATGTCATCTTAATATCATGAGTGAACATAATCTCCAACCTCTCGCCTTTATCCCCCTGATAATATAATATATCCTGTCACTATGACAACATCTGAAGTCCATATAAGTCATACTATAAGGCCATGCCTGTCCTGCAGAGCTTACAGTCATCGCTGTAATTAGTAATTAAAGGACTTTAGAAAGCCTTCGTTAACAGAGGGGTTCCTTCATTTATGACCCAGAAAAgagctacaaaaattatttttgatctGGATGACCCAGAATGTCCATATATTACACAGAGAGTACATTGATTTCAAGGGACCTATGTAATGCTTCATTTTCCCTGTGGGGGCGTTGCAGGGAAACTGAACACTTGCCATTTGTCTTGTGACTAGATaccccttttatgatttttatCAATATGAAGCAACCAATTGTAATTACTTGTACTTGCTAATTTGCCATTACTCCCAGCACCATCAAAGGCATCTGTAATAAGGGACAAACTCCCCCACTCCGGGGACAGTTGGCAGATCACCATGGTACTGCCAAAACCTTGCGTAAAGTAGTGTTTTTATCAGTAGGATCCTCAGTATCCAAATGCACATTTAGGAGGAAGTTAAGGTCTGTGAATGGTTTGTGTATGGGAATGACCTTGAAAAGGGGGAATGGTAAAAAGGAATTGTTCACTGATGTCCTAAAAACTTGACAAGTATGGATACTCTTAGGCAGGGATGGGCATATAATTAGTGTAACAGCCGCACACGGGCCCGAGAGGAAAGGGGGCTGACTTCTGCTTCCTACAGAACTCCTTGACtataaagggcccatatactgttcttgaccAGGGACccatttctgtctgtgtccgccactgcTCCTAGGGCAGTCCACCAAGGCAGTCATGTATAATACAACCTCAGCTATTAGGTTATCATCTGTATGTGATTATACATACTGTACAGTATGTGCGGCTGTTCTCACACAATATGACCAATAACCCCAGCCGCTAATAATAACAGTTACTAAAGGCATAATGTACATGATGCACAAAGAGGGACAATACATTTTTCCTCCAGATGGCAAATTCACTGTATAGGATACTAGAAGCATTGTAAATGagaaaatctgcagaaaaaaaatccaAGAACTGACCATCGTGGATACAAAATGCAAATTTATACTTCTGATTCCAATGTGTTTCTTACAGTTCAccatgaaaatatatataaaatgagtGAATGAGTGGCATGCCTGCCGCTCTTCAGCAACTCTTATGTGACATTCAAAAACAGtatcagaatatatatatatatatatgtgacgcccaggagaccgggatacccagcaccggaccaatggagtctgtctcttgagggggatgtcacgggtggcttgacccggtgctgtggcctcaggcaatgcacaatgtaaggggtatcgtgaggggacaggcacttacttgatcagcagcaggttctcccagcggtgacgatcccgatcctggatagatggctattgtccaaatgaaagactgaagcactgaaacgtttaaccagtttactttaacaaagggatttacaaccagtcctgtcaccggagtctgtatgggaactctgagttactttgaccctgccggggtcttcgccccttattgtgcgcaatttctgtgtggccctgctgctgtatgtgaactggctgccggcccaatctgtcccctccgggtcctggttcgacgggcaacccgagtccttttatcggcttaccccctctgggagtaccgctgaactctgtatctgttgctgcgtccggccctagtgaagctgatatcacctcacgtttttccggttgctgtattatatataatgaatacagccacggatccggtatccgtctttgcgcctgttctgggtagtgattaatgctacccggttctcacaatgtcctttttctctaaccctcttctcctcaggccggtgatttaggcctggtaacagtcacagggctgttagatattcaactgtatgacctctcactttcagctccttggcccaactgccagttcttctctcagaccagaatggatcaaggggagtctctggagctcccccttctggccggaggtggtagtgcagttttgctatcctaatatttgtgtttagtgtcagtaactatttttgtggcaaatacccctaggggtgccacatatatatatatatatatatatatatatatatatatatatatccagaccagaaaaagaaaaaaagtaagcggcacagtttgactttgcagagattataaactcaatgtggagagtttcccaacaaaaggtagtccgatcaggtgaaaggcggtgcttgcgtgaaacaaagtgtccatgtaaataaaaaaatagaaaaaacgcaatagcactcaccaatcagtggcaattcaaacgtcctttattagaacatgcagcaaatcatcttcacggttcaagggagggagtgaaaataggagtgcgacaggcaagacgacgacgatcgtttcgcgctaataccaagcgcttccaagcgcttggtattagcgcgaaacgatcgtcgtcgtcttgcctgtcgcactcctactttcactccctcccttgaaccgtgaagatgatttgctgcatgttctaataaaggacgtttgaattgccactgattggtgagtgctattgcgttttttctattttttatatatatatatatatatatatatatatatatatatatatatatataatgagcatatatatataaatatatatatatatataataaaagtaTAAAACAGCATATGTAGGTAGTAGTTTACTCACAGAGCATGAGCTTTATATGTATGTCCTCTCTCTATAAATATAGATATACGTGTGTGTTATAATTACActcatgtgaatatatatatatatatatatatagtgtgtgtgtgtatatatatacgtatatatatttatatatatatatattgcatctcttttatgtttttatgtatatattaaaaaaggcagtatacataaaaaatacatgtgtgtgtgtatatatatatatatatatatatatatacagtatatatactgtatacatatatatgtacccaCATATATTTGTGCATGTGTAAACGTATGTGTATCTACTTACATACAACTATGCTTGTGCGCCTTCAACTATTCATTATCTTTCTTTAGTCATTTAATACATTTTGACAGATGGATCACTCTTTTTTTCTGTAATCCCTTCCTCCCTTTCTGTTTTTGTTCAGATCTAGTAATCCTCCTCTCTATAGGACCCTGCAGGAACCCCTTCAGATTGCAGAAGGCAGGAAAAAAGGGAGAGCGCAAGAGAGGGGGAGTGATACACAGAGAGGAGGGGGGGTTACAGAGAGAAAGGAGGAAGGAGGATGTTGCTTTTCGTGATGCTAGTTTAGGCCAGGATGCATCATCTACAGTGATATGGTGGGTGACTGTGTTTTTCATAGCTCCGCTTCATAGCTACGCTGCATAATCCCACTGCTCCGCTGTATAGAAGAGAAGATGCTTTACTCAGCTTGATGTGACAGACACAAAACGGAGGAggttggaggaggaggagagaagagaaGAGGACTATGAGATCTGGGTACCCACGTCCTACATCCCAAAAATGATGAAGACGGAGGGTAAGACCCCAGGTGGGGGGCCCAGGAGTTCTTCTCCACATAGAAATGCATATGAGGTTGGGGTGCAAACGCTACGGGGAAATAAAGATGGGGCACCCGAGGCAGAGTCTGAGGAAGCGCGCAAATCAAGGTGCAAATATGGTTCCAATGTTCACCGTATCAAGAACATGTTTCTGCAGATGGGTACAGGTCCAGCAGGTAGCGAGAATGACACTGGTAAGGCCAAGGAGAAGCCATCTCGACTGACTTTGCCGCGGGCCGGCAGCCTGAATGAAAATGTCAACCATAGCGCCCTACTAAAGCTGGGCACCAGCGTATCGGAGCGGGTAAGCCATTTCGATACAAATGTGGATAGACCACCTTCCAAACTACAGGAAGCTCGCCGAGTGTTCGAGAGAAACCTCCAAGAAAAGGAGACTACCAACAGAATCTTCCTCCGTAAGGAAAGAGGTGGGTTTCAAGACAGGAAACTGGATGTTGTAGTGAGGTTCGGTGGGAGCACAGAATCACTTGACAAACTAGACACTGATGCCGTCTCGCCCACTGTTAGCCAATTGAGTGCAGTTTTTGAGAATGCAGATCTCCGCAATAACATTCACAAGGTTCCCGTTAAAGGTTCAACTGGCCGGCGAACAAGACTTTTTCAACCAGAAGCAGCTAAGGCCACAGAAGACAAAAAATGTGTTGGAAAGGTTACGGATGCTGTTCCGAAGCCAAACTCAATCCAGGAGATATGTAAAATCAAACCAGTGGAAGTAGAAGAAAGTGGAGAATCAGAAACGGATGTGGTTAAGGAGACAGAGGCATCAAAGGACGAGGGTACGACCAATGTTGCAACCGAAAATGGAGGCTCAGAAGCAAAAGGAGTAACAGCTCGGGAATCAGAACTTGAGGAAGAGGTGGAGGTGGCAGAAGAAGACTACAAAAGGGAAGACTGGTCCGAGGTAGAGGTTATAGAACTCAGTGCCTATAGTGGACTAGGGGAGGACTCGGGGGGAAGTGGTTTGGATGAAGACGAGGATGGATTTTATGAAGCAGTCAACAGTTGTCAAGAAATAGAGGGTCTCTCTGAAGAAGAAGAACAAGCTCCTACACGAAAAATCCGCTTCAGCACAGCACCCATCAAGGTAAGACCAATAGGGTTTTAAGCCCTACACACTTATTTTTGTAATTTGAATATATAGTCCATTAACATGATGGACACCATTGCATATTCCCCATTGCCCAAAGAAGGCCATGCATTCCCACAGTCCTTTGCAAAAGATTTCAGGAGTGGTGCTATGTATGTTAAGGCATGTAGAGTTTCCATGCCACCAGTAAGGATATAATACCACGGTCAACAGAGACCAGCTCGTATCTGCTCTTCATCTGCACTATGTACATTGCTATTGGCTTAGCTAGTCTGTCTATATGCATTTGTGTCTACAGAATCATATTCTCAGAGGGTAGGGGTTTCTCTCCTGTACTACACATTCAGCTGTTTGAATGGAGGAAGTGTGTGTGCTGTATGACACTTCCTGCTGCGGGGACAGTGGCAGGCTGGCAGGGTGTGTGGGGGGAAGGGAGTCCCCACGCTTCCTGTTATTGGGGCTATTGAGATATGTAGAGGTTCCTGAACGCTGACCCAGCTGAACTATCACAGCAGCTTAGATGGAGTCTAACATTTCTTATTATATCCAACATGTAAAGTGGCTGGTGTCAAGTTTCTATCCTGATGGGTTGCAATCATACAGAGAAGATGTTGTCATACTAGAGAACATGGTGGCCACTCTAGTTTTACTAAGCACGAGTAATATCATGATCGAGGGGTTAACTATGGCAACTCTAGTTCCACCAACCATGGTAAATGCCATGATCCATGAGCTGACTATGGCACCTCTAGTTCTAACAAGCATGGTTAAAGCCATGATCTAGGGGTTAACTAAGGCACCTATAGTTCCACCAAGCATGGCTAATTCTATGATCCGAGTGTTAACTATGGCACCCCTAGTTCTGCCATGCATGGTCCAGGAGTTAACTATTGTACTACTAGTTTCAATAAGTATGGTTAATGCCATGACCTAGAGATTAACTATGGCATCTTTAGCTCCACCTAGCATGGGTAATTCCATGATCCAGGGATTAATCATagcaccaggtacggactggggctgaaattcagccctggcatttgaaatcacacatgcccatgttgtcctcgtccccatgaaccagatgggatgtattactaatattaccctggatggagattTTTTACAAGACAAATatgtctaatgatacccatggcccacggggtaagt is a window encoding:
- the PPP1R9B gene encoding neurabin-2 produces the protein MMKTEGKTPGGGPRSSSPHRNAYEVGVQTLRGNKDGAPEAESEEARKSRCKYGSNVHRIKNMFLQMGTGPAGSENDTGKAKEKPSRLTLPRAGSLNENVNHSALLKLGTSVSERVSHFDTNVDRPPSKLQEARRVFERNLQEKETTNRIFLRKERGGFQDRKLDVVVRFGGSTESLDKLDTDAVSPTVSQLSAVFENADLRNNIHKVPVKGSTGRRTRLFQPEAAKATEDKKCVGKVTDAVPKPNSIQEICKIKPVEVEESGESETDVVKETEASKDEGTTNVATENGGSEAKGVTARESELEEEVEVAEEDYKREDWSEVEVIELSAYSGLGEDSGGSGLDEDEDGFYEAVNSCQEIEGLSEEEEQAPTRKIRFSTAPIKVFSTYSNEEYDRRNDDVDPMAASAEYELEKRVERLDLFPVELEKDSEGLGISIIGMGAGADMGLEKLGIFVKTVTEGGAAHRDGRIQVNDLLVEVDGTSLVGVTQSFAASVLRNTKGRVRFLIGREKPGEQSEVAQLIQQTLEQERWQRENMEQRYNQCNEDDEETGEYATDEEDEEMSPMFPGGDLAIEVFELPEGEDALSPVEMDPEKLVHKFKELQIKHAVTEAEIQQLKRKLAGLEQERSRWRMEKVQLQQSVQENRDRVEKLQGYWMEAQSLCQAVDEHLKETQAQHQGLERKYSKAKRLIKEYQQKELDFLKKEEMQKQTVEEVETTHAAEIQNLQEKVSELEKKLSTLQCPTPT